A section of the Streptomyces sp. NBC_01363 genome encodes:
- a CDS encoding phosphotransferase, whose translation MWSRPPFGDELRTELGSPRHSRRLSSSPRSRVWRVDLAGAPAVVKQIVDGPDAEERYAREVAALRLAARAEPPVVPALLGTDPGERVLVLEHLDHQRPSSDWIVGYAAALARLHAAARPQDIGMLPRWLGPDSADVESFLRLAEALEVAVTPGVSGELDDLVHRLGQASGHALLHGDPRPGNDLHTSSGIRFIDFEQASWGSGLVELAYLRIGFPTCWCVTAASAPLLDRAETAYRTAWRTATSTELHGDLADACAGWLLRGDALVERAHRGTTDHLARIPDRDWKWGTATARQRLVHRLGVVGRMAADRPGLNDLSRLSTDIR comes from the coding sequence ATGTGGTCGCGACCGCCGTTCGGGGACGAGTTACGGACAGAGCTGGGCTCCCCCAGGCACTCTCGGCGGCTGAGCAGTAGCCCGCGCTCACGTGTGTGGCGCGTGGACCTGGCCGGGGCACCGGCGGTGGTGAAGCAGATCGTCGACGGTCCCGACGCCGAGGAGCGGTATGCCCGCGAGGTGGCCGCGCTGCGCCTCGCCGCACGGGCTGAGCCGCCCGTGGTGCCCGCACTGCTGGGCACCGATCCCGGCGAACGGGTGCTGGTCCTGGAACATCTGGACCACCAACGCCCGTCCAGCGACTGGATCGTCGGCTACGCGGCGGCACTGGCCCGGCTGCATGCCGCTGCCCGCCCGCAGGACATCGGAATGCTTCCCCGCTGGCTGGGTCCGGACAGCGCCGACGTCGAATCCTTCCTCAGGCTGGCCGAGGCTCTTGAGGTAGCGGTCACTCCTGGCGTGTCCGGCGAGCTCGACGACCTCGTGCACCGGCTCGGCCAGGCATCGGGGCACGCCCTTCTCCACGGGGATCCGCGTCCCGGCAATGACCTGCACACCTCCAGCGGGATCAGGTTCATCGACTTCGAACAGGCATCTTGGGGCAGCGGACTGGTGGAGCTCGCCTACCTGCGCATCGGCTTCCCGACGTGCTGGTGTGTCACTGCGGCATCCGCTCCGCTGCTGGACCGGGCGGAGACTGCCTACCGCACGGCATGGCGCACCGCAACCAGCACCGAACTCCACGGCGACCTCGCCGACGCATGCGCAGGCTGGCTGCTACGAGGCGACGCGCTGGTCGAGAGGGCCCACCGCGGAACCACTGACCACCTGGCCCGGATCCCGGACCGGGACTGGAAATGGGGCACCGCAACCGCCCGGCAACGGCTCGTCCACCGGCTCGGTGTCGTCGGACGGATGGCTGCCGACCGCCCCGGCCTGAACGATCTGAGCAGGCTCAGCACGGACATCCGCTGA
- a CDS encoding DUF5701 family protein — protein MPAELHTLPSITDQAERLIELGVHELGGFRPAELRSMAAETGARTGLLVVRPDRVPASALAPLLRHQGKQGFIVVDMPDIDQFSPIQTVNVPDEPIYVVEGLDRGDHMANWSPHEALPAIVEGGRTPLLLIEGIHWVIQQPAALERGHCFMTIGSRLRRANGTLDARTPALWISNGTGRDGRDNRDAPKVGWCWAGNRHTWLGFASATGRTTA, from the coding sequence ATGCCAGCCGAATTGCACACTCTTCCCTCAATCACCGACCAGGCAGAGCGATTGATCGAGCTCGGAGTGCATGAACTTGGTGGCTTTCGGCCTGCCGAGCTGCGCTCCATGGCCGCAGAGACCGGGGCTCGTACCGGACTTCTTGTGGTGCGCCCGGACCGGGTTCCGGCATCGGCCCTCGCGCCTCTGCTTCGGCATCAGGGGAAGCAGGGGTTCATCGTGGTGGACATGCCCGATATCGATCAGTTCTCGCCCATCCAGACCGTGAACGTACCCGACGAGCCAATCTACGTGGTGGAGGGCCTCGACCGAGGCGATCACATGGCGAACTGGAGCCCTCACGAGGCACTGCCCGCCATCGTCGAAGGAGGCCGCACTCCATTGCTCCTGATTGAGGGCATCCACTGGGTGATCCAGCAGCCGGCGGCACTTGAACGGGGCCACTGCTTCATGACCATCGGCTCCCGCTTGCGGAGAGCCAACGGCACACTCGACGCGCGAACCCCAGCCTTGTGGATCAGCAACGGGACCGGGCGAGACGGCCGAGACAACCGTGATGCACCGAAGGTGGGCTGGTGTTGGGCGGGCAACCGGCACACGTGGCTCGGCTTTGCTTCGGCGACCGGTCGAACCACGGCCTGA
- a CDS encoding alpha/beta hydrolase fold domain-containing protein, whose product MRFQLLNQPGLDDRQETWSARNFTATPWFNRDKATAAWRHYLGSISASPYAAPAQADDLSGLPAAFIATAEFCPNRDEAVYALRLLQAGVSVELHQ is encoded by the coding sequence ATCCGCTTCCAACTCCTCAACCAGCCGGGGCTCGACGATCGGCAGGAGACGTGGTCGGCGCGGAACTTCACGGCTACCCCCTGGTTCAACCGCGACAAGGCCACCGCGGCCTGGCGGCACTACCTGGGCTCCATCTCCGCCTCCCCGTACGCGGCACCGGCGCAGGCCGACGACCTGTCGGGCCTGCCGGCCGCATTCATCGCCACCGCGGAGTTCTGTCCGAACCGCGACGAAGCCGTCTACGCACTGCGCCTGCTCCAGGCGGGCGTTTCGGTCGAACTGCACCAGTGA
- a CDS encoding CGNR zinc finger domain-containing protein yields MRYIVCVPSNLDDWSTRHSVLTMARRTAALINVLDDDCPDPAEVAEVLRAYGETDPVDLTTRDVAGMRTYAALLREVFAAETTDAAAAGLNRLLQEHTGPLRLTSHGGSTPWHPHLDPDDDAPWDEWLLASSCMALTVLVWDRQRPPGRICSSLSCRNVFITQGSGPERHYCSRRCATRERVAAHRRARSAEQSGQTE; encoded by the coding sequence ATGCGTTACATTGTCTGCGTGCCCTCCAACCTCGACGACTGGTCCACCCGGCACTCCGTGCTGACCATGGCTCGGCGAACCGCCGCTCTGATCAACGTTCTCGACGACGACTGCCCCGACCCGGCCGAAGTCGCCGAGGTGCTTCGCGCATACGGTGAGACAGACCCCGTCGACCTCACCACTCGCGATGTCGCCGGGATGCGTACGTATGCCGCCCTGCTGCGGGAAGTCTTCGCCGCCGAGACCACCGACGCTGCCGCCGCCGGCCTCAATCGCCTCCTGCAGGAACACACCGGGCCGCTCCGCCTGACTTCGCACGGGGGCAGTACCCCCTGGCACCCCCATCTCGACCCCGACGACGACGCTCCCTGGGACGAGTGGCTCCTCGCCTCGTCCTGTATGGCCCTGACCGTCCTCGTCTGGGACCGCCAGCGTCCGCCCGGCAGGATCTGCTCCTCACTCAGCTGCCGGAACGTCTTCATCACCCAAGGCAGCGGCCCGGAACGCCACTACTGCTCCCGCCGATGCGCAACCCGCGAACGGGTCGCGGCCCATCGGCGCGCCCGCTCCGCCGAGCAGTCGGGCCAGACCGAGTAG
- a CDS encoding MFS transporter: MLAGFTLAGSSTDASSLLAGITISAAVGGPVLGALLDRAGRPGRLLAGALVLYAAGLGVILVGLGRLPFAVTILIAVFTGLLGPALSGGWTAQLSRVVTGDGLPRANALDAMTFSAASLAGPALAGGMAEVLGAPTAVVVSAGLICLALPAAWMLPAHSGWRRGPRATSVIGDLAAGIRVIVRRPSLARATLSSVVSCAAQGMLTACIALLGERVLGGAGRGAMLLSCAAFSALMANAVLARFPRSVAPDTIIWAGALVQAAALALAASGRPVVLIAAALMAGIGEGPQLAALFAVRHREAPEHLRGQIFTTGASLKITGFAMGASVAGPIAAWSFPAL; encoded by the coding sequence ATGCTCGCAGGATTCACACTGGCCGGATCGTCCACCGACGCGTCGTCGCTGCTCGCGGGCATCACGATCTCCGCCGCGGTAGGAGGGCCGGTGCTCGGGGCGCTTCTCGACAGAGCGGGACGGCCGGGCCGCCTGTTGGCAGGGGCCCTCGTCCTGTACGCGGCTGGTCTGGGGGTGATCCTCGTGGGGCTCGGCCGCTTGCCGTTCGCTGTCACGATCCTGATCGCCGTGTTCACGGGGCTGCTGGGGCCGGCCCTGTCGGGCGGATGGACGGCTCAACTGTCCCGGGTGGTAACGGGCGACGGTCTGCCCCGGGCGAACGCGCTCGATGCCATGACGTTCAGTGCGGCGAGTCTGGCCGGTCCGGCCCTCGCCGGCGGCATGGCGGAGGTGCTGGGAGCTCCGACGGCCGTGGTGGTCTCCGCAGGGCTCATCTGCTTGGCGCTGCCCGCCGCGTGGATGCTGCCCGCCCACTCCGGTTGGAGGCGGGGCCCTCGGGCAACCTCGGTGATCGGCGACCTTGCTGCCGGAATACGGGTCATCGTCAGGAGACCGTCTCTGGCCCGAGCGACCCTCAGCTCGGTCGTCTCCTGTGCGGCTCAGGGCATGCTGACGGCCTGCATCGCGCTGCTCGGCGAGCGTGTTCTGGGCGGAGCCGGCCGTGGCGCGATGCTGCTCTCCTGCGCGGCGTTTTCTGCCTTGATGGCCAACGCCGTGCTCGCACGGTTTCCGCGCTCGGTCGCGCCCGACACAATCATCTGGGCCGGTGCCCTTGTCCAGGCTGCCGCGTTGGCCTTGGCCGCGTCGGGTCGGCCAGTCGTGCTGATCGCGGCCGCACTGATGGCCGGGATCGGCGAAGGGCCCCAACTGGCCGCCTTGTTCGCAGTACGCCACCGGGAGGCCCCGGAACACCTGCGCGGCCAGATCTTCACCACCGGCGCCAGCTTGAAGATCACCGGATTCGCCATGGGAGCGTCCGTTGCCGGACCGATTGCGGCCTGGTCCTTCCCGGCACTCTGA
- a CDS encoding isocitrate lyase/phosphoenolpyruvate mutase family protein: MTITRPNDAYLFRSLHTPSVPLALANAWDVASARVIEAAGAPAIATTSAGAAWSLGSPDGDVLARDRALQLIARIVDAVAVPVTADIEGGYGKDAAGVAETVTGVLAAGAVGVNIEDGTRPPTELASRLAAARQTADRAGAGLFLNARIDTFLFGLGDPDTRLKETLTRAHMYVDAGADGIFVPGVTDTATITALAREISVPLNVMAGPGTPTVADLGVLGVARVSLGSGVAQAAYAAARRAAQELFGTGAYDSLAEGIAFPELNALLSEPH, encoded by the coding sequence ATGACCATCACACGGCCGAACGACGCCTACCTCTTCCGCTCTCTGCACACTCCATCCGTGCCACTCGCGCTTGCCAATGCCTGGGATGTTGCGAGCGCCCGCGTCATCGAGGCCGCGGGCGCCCCCGCGATCGCCACCACCAGCGCCGGGGCCGCATGGTCGCTCGGCTCTCCGGACGGCGACGTCCTTGCCCGCGACCGAGCGCTGCAGCTGATCGCCCGGATCGTCGACGCCGTCGCGGTTCCGGTCACCGCTGATATCGAGGGCGGATACGGGAAGGACGCCGCCGGAGTCGCCGAGACCGTCACCGGGGTGCTCGCGGCGGGCGCCGTCGGCGTCAACATCGAGGACGGCACCCGGCCCCCGACAGAGCTCGCGTCGCGGCTGGCTGCGGCCCGGCAGACCGCGGACCGCGCAGGTGCGGGCCTGTTCCTCAACGCCCGTATCGACACCTTCCTGTTCGGGCTCGGTGATCCGGACACCCGACTGAAGGAGACCCTGACCCGGGCCCACATGTACGTTGACGCGGGTGCGGACGGCATCTTTGTCCCCGGCGTCACCGACACCGCCACCATCACGGCGTTGGCCAGGGAGATCTCCGTACCGCTGAACGTCATGGCCGGCCCCGGCACCCCGACCGTTGCCGATCTCGGCGTCCTTGGTGTGGCACGCGTCAGTCTCGGCTCGGGCGTGGCACAAGCCGCCTACGCCGCCGCGCGCCGCGCCGCGCAGGAGCTCTTCGGTACCGGCGCCTACGACTCCCTCGCCGAAGGCATCGCCTTCCCCGAGCTCAACGCCCTGCTCTCCGAGCCCCACTGA
- a CDS encoding GNAT family N-acetyltransferase has translation MSDDTPGQYLPAGFRFRPCRDDEDHNAMAVVRLGCAERDRVDAHSVVEGLPTAAEIAAASAKLEEPSRNQILVVRDGNVVGYSTIRWWQERDDTWLYLHRGYLLPEHRHQGIGSAMLSWAEERIRRLAVQHGTARSAMIGANAMTSEQDAKALLLATGYRRVFSLVELELDDLRQLPEPGSELPAGIRTGPIGTSHYRAAWRTVVDSYADTGFTQKWPFQDFVDTADPACWRAAWNGQDMVGVALCSIRHHDHTVGEVEELSVRTGQRRLGIGRALLLDGLRILREQGATTARLFTGTANPHRSYDLYESVGFRRQNEYVRYRKPLA, from the coding sequence ATGTCGGATGACACGCCAGGACAGTACCTTCCGGCCGGCTTCAGGTTCCGGCCGTGTCGCGACGACGAAGACCACAACGCCATGGCCGTGGTGCGGCTGGGGTGTGCTGAACGGGACCGGGTCGATGCCCATTCGGTTGTGGAGGGGCTCCCGACAGCGGCTGAGATCGCCGCAGCCTCTGCCAAGCTGGAGGAGCCGTCCAGAAACCAGATCCTGGTAGTGCGCGACGGAAACGTCGTCGGCTACTCGACGATCCGGTGGTGGCAGGAGCGGGACGATACGTGGCTCTACCTGCACCGCGGCTACCTCTTGCCCGAGCATCGCCACCAGGGCATCGGCTCGGCCATGCTGAGCTGGGCCGAAGAGCGGATCCGTCGGCTCGCCGTACAGCATGGGACGGCGCGGTCGGCAATGATCGGCGCGAACGCCATGACCTCCGAGCAGGACGCCAAGGCGCTTCTGCTCGCAACCGGATACCGACGTGTTTTCAGCCTGGTCGAGCTGGAGTTGGACGATCTGCGGCAGTTGCCCGAGCCGGGCAGCGAACTGCCGGCCGGGATACGGACAGGGCCGATCGGGACAAGCCACTACCGTGCAGCCTGGAGGACGGTCGTCGATTCGTATGCGGACACCGGTTTCACTCAGAAATGGCCTTTCCAGGACTTCGTCGACACCGCCGACCCGGCATGCTGGAGGGCTGCATGGAACGGGCAGGACATGGTCGGCGTCGCCCTCTGCTCCATCCGCCACCACGATCACACCGTGGGTGAGGTCGAAGAGCTGAGTGTCCGGACAGGCCAGCGACGCCTCGGAATCGGCCGAGCCCTGCTGCTTGACGGGCTGCGGATCCTTCGCGAGCAAGGGGCAACGACCGCCCGGCTTTTCACGGGCACGGCAAATCCGCACCGGTCCTACGATCTTTACGAGAGCGTGGGGTTCCGGCGGCAGAACGAGTACGTCCGATACCGCAAGCCGCTTGCTTGA
- a CDS encoding TioE family transcriptional regulator, which translates to MARNLQNGERLRPVDLARGHGLSTQAIRNYEAAGILPAAGRTPHGYRTYTALHAQALRAFLALVPGHGHHTATSIMRAVNEEAVDEAFRLIDGSHAQLLDDRRTLQAVESALRDLAPTAAFEPDAAVSEPDTAVLRPGGTFIGPLARKLGIRPATLRKWERAGLVSPRRDSRTGYRVYDEADVRDARLAHQLRRGGYLLERIAPLIAQVRAAGGLEPLESALHDWRGRLSARGRAMLTGAAELEAYLRERG; encoded by the coding sequence ATGGCTCGAAACCTTCAAAATGGTGAACGGCTCAGGCCGGTCGACCTGGCCCGCGGGCACGGTCTGTCCACGCAGGCGATCAGGAACTACGAGGCGGCCGGAATCCTTCCGGCCGCCGGTCGCACACCCCACGGCTACCGCACCTACACCGCGCTCCACGCACAGGCCCTGCGCGCGTTCCTCGCCCTGGTGCCCGGTCACGGCCACCACACTGCGACGTCGATCATGCGGGCGGTGAACGAGGAAGCGGTCGATGAGGCGTTCCGTCTCATCGACGGGAGTCACGCCCAACTCCTCGACGACCGCCGGACCCTCCAAGCCGTGGAGAGCGCCCTCCGCGACCTGGCGCCCACCGCGGCGTTCGAACCCGACGCGGCGGTGTCCGAACCCGACACAGCTGTCCTCCGGCCCGGCGGAACGTTCATCGGACCGTTGGCGAGGAAGCTCGGGATCCGTCCCGCGACGCTCCGCAAATGGGAGCGCGCCGGGCTGGTGAGCCCGCGCCGCGACTCGCGGACCGGATACCGCGTCTACGACGAGGCCGACGTGCGGGATGCCCGACTGGCCCATCAACTCAGGCGGGGCGGCTACCTGCTGGAGCGGATTGCCCCGCTGATCGCCCAAGTGCGGGCGGCCGGCGGGCTGGAGCCGCTGGAGTCCGCCCTGCACGACTGGCGTGGCCGGCTGTCCGCCCGCGGGCGCGCGATGCTGACCGGGGCCGCGGAGCTTGAGGCGTACCTCCGCGAGCGCGGATGA
- a CDS encoding methyltransferase domain-containing protein, with protein MAEHNTDHGYLLDNQQSEAGVRFGALGELFDPVTFRHVDQLGIAAGMRCWEVGAGAPSVPLGLAERVGPAGTVVATDIDVSWTRGVDGGVIEVLRHDVAADPPPPGSFDLVHARLVLVHVTDRAEALRRMVQALRPGGWLLLEDADPGLQPLLCPDESGPEQRLANRLRSGFRALMAARGADLAYGRTLPRLLREAGLADVQADAYFPITSPACDVLEAATVRQIRRLLVAEGLATDEEIDRHLANVATGRLDLATAPMISAWGRRP; from the coding sequence ATGGCTGAACACAACACGGATCACGGCTACCTGCTGGACAACCAGCAATCAGAAGCAGGGGTCCGCTTCGGCGCCCTCGGTGAGTTGTTCGATCCGGTGACGTTCCGGCATGTCGACCAGCTCGGGATCGCTGCCGGCATGCGGTGCTGGGAGGTCGGTGCCGGCGCTCCGTCCGTACCCCTCGGGCTGGCCGAGCGGGTCGGCCCGGCGGGAACCGTGGTCGCCACCGACATCGACGTGTCATGGACCCGAGGGGTCGACGGAGGCGTGATCGAGGTGCTGCGGCACGACGTGGCGGCCGACCCGCCGCCACCCGGCAGCTTCGACCTCGTCCACGCCCGACTGGTCCTGGTACACGTCACCGATCGCGCCGAGGCGCTGCGCCGGATGGTCCAGGCGCTACGGCCCGGCGGCTGGCTTCTCCTGGAGGATGCCGACCCGGGGTTGCAGCCGCTGCTGTGCCCGGACGAGTCCGGTCCCGAACAACGGCTCGCGAACCGACTGCGATCCGGCTTCCGCGCCTTGATGGCGGCACGCGGCGCGGACCTCGCCTACGGGCGAACCCTCCCCCGGCTGCTGCGCGAAGCCGGTCTTGCGGACGTTCAGGCCGACGCCTACTTCCCGATCACCTCACCGGCCTGTGACGTCCTCGAAGCAGCGACCGTGCGGCAGATCCGCCGCCTCCTGGTGGCGGAAGGGCTTGCGACCGACGAGGAGATCGACCGCCACTTGGCCAACGTCGCCACCGGACGTCTCGACCTCGCCACCGCCCCTATGATCTCCGCGTGGGGACGCCGCCCGTAG
- a CDS encoding pYEATS domain-containing protein — MARALEMVGEICAALVAALRARVIHYDIKPHNVMIPPDVRVKVVDFGIAGFVQTAFSVARSSQLEPAGTVEYGTPEQFLAERGDERSDLYALGGVLFALLAGRPPFTGHNWLAVIRRKDEEEAPHLNVLRPDLRPEVTALVAELLRRDPAQRPRSARQVHDRLQQLRADLDPRDAGRPTPPTTVAPPHAVSAKAAPRIHVAHAARRDRSLDRGNYRYHRIRVFLEGDDDGDLDRVTKVVYHLHPTFPEPDRLVTDRTTEFELSMSAWGEFTLTADVHVEGRQAPLRLEQYLNL, encoded by the coding sequence CTGGCCCGTGCCCTTGAGATGGTCGGCGAGATCTGCGCGGCGTTGGTCGCCGCACTCCGCGCGCGGGTCATTCACTACGACATCAAGCCCCACAACGTCATGATCCCCCCGGACGTGCGCGTCAAGGTCGTCGACTTCGGGATCGCCGGGTTCGTCCAGACCGCGTTCTCCGTGGCGCGCTCCTCCCAGCTGGAACCCGCCGGCACTGTGGAGTACGGCACGCCTGAACAGTTCCTCGCCGAGCGCGGCGATGAACGCTCCGACCTGTACGCCCTCGGTGGAGTGCTGTTCGCCTTGCTCGCCGGTCGGCCTCCCTTCACCGGACACAACTGGCTCGCGGTCATCCGGCGCAAGGACGAAGAGGAAGCCCCACACCTGAACGTGCTCCGCCCTGACCTGCGGCCCGAAGTGACCGCGCTCGTCGCCGAGCTGTTGCGACGCGATCCCGCTCAGCGCCCTCGCTCGGCGCGGCAGGTCCACGACCGTCTCCAACAGCTGCGGGCGGACCTCGATCCAAGAGATGCGGGCAGACCGACTCCCCCGACCACCGTGGCACCACCGCATGCCGTGAGCGCCAAGGCCGCTCCGAGGATCCACGTGGCCCATGCGGCACGTCGAGACAGGTCGTTGGACAGAGGCAACTACAGATACCACCGAATCCGCGTCTTCCTTGAAGGGGATGACGACGGCGATCTCGATCGCGTCACCAAAGTCGTCTACCACCTTCATCCGACCTTCCCCGAGCCGGATCGCCTCGTCACGGACCGGACGACAGAGTTCGAATTGAGCATGTCGGCATGGGGAGAGTTCACACTGACGGCAGACGTCCATGTGGAGGGCCGGCAGGCCCCTTTGAGGCTTGAGCAATATCTCAACCTCTGA